The following are from one region of the Lepeophtheirus salmonis chromosome 8, UVic_Lsal_1.4, whole genome shotgun sequence genome:
- the LOC121119482 gene encoding uncharacterized protein — MSSTHNLKFSSTFLKNFGNAVSDLLNHEKLTDLRFITVNEQKGTTKSFNAHQFLFTPKSAFLRTLCNEARGKQLISDPVIITLPGISPHSMQAVIDYFYTGITDFELRDDLEDMCLLLGIDNVDLDNNETDIKSNGARKMVGMNSENENNQKTSIFSVFTPDCDDEYSSEEEENGSTEVINRSSICTNVTNASTPNVEKRSLKKRIVVGPSTAQRKHKKSNKKNGYLSNRNYLKGCTKCSSIFVAENSYLEHIKKCTRKGVDDNENSTTIANGTSKKSKSKIKISSLIREPKRSFVVLNRLKIDGQQSSPTKKTSPSKKGRLVKCKFCDLTFDKLYNLRNHILNHFKDKLYPYLPASKPYACPDCYIEMRDRITLLRHYSYSHRHVFKLCSEDDVRGVVME, encoded by the exons ATGTCATCTAcccataatttgaaattttcatcgACCTTTTTGAAG AACTTTGGAAACGCAGTGTCAGATCTTCTCAATCATGAAAAACTAACGGATCTTCGTTTTATAACAGTGAACGAACAGAAAGGTACGACAAAGTCCTTCAATGCCCATCAATTCCTCTTTACTCCGAAATCCGCCTTTCTTCGGACCTTGTGCAATGAAGCAAGGGGAAAGCAACTT ATTTCAGATCCTGTCATCATCACTCTCCCAGGGATCAGCCCTCATTCCATGCAAGCAGTCATCGATTACTTTTATACCGGTATTACGGATTTTGAGCTAAGGGATGATCTGGAGGATATGTGTCTACTCCTTGGGATCGATAACGTGGATCTCGATAATAATGAAACGGATATTAAAAGTAATGGTGCTAGGAAAATGGTGGGAATgaattcagaaaatgaaaataatcaaaagacTTCAATTTTCTCCGTATTTACACCTGATTGTGACGACGAATACTCTTCTGAAGAGGAAGAGAATGGAAGCACGGAAGTTATTAATCGTAGCAGTATATGTACTAACGTGACAAATGCTTCTACCCCCAACGTGGAAAAAAGATCTCTCAAAAAGAGAATCGTCGTCGGTCCTTCTACAGCACAAAGAAagcataaaaaatcaaacaaaaagaaTGGATATTTGTCAAATAGAAACTATTTAAAGGGATGTACGAAATGCTCCTCCATTTTTGTGGCggaaaatagttatttggagCATATCAAAAAGTGTACTAGGAAAGGAGTTGATGACAATGAGAACTCCACTACAATAGCAAATGGAACCTCCAAAAAGAGTAAATCCAAAATAAAGATTTCTTCCCTAATCAGAGAGCCAAAAAGATCCTTTGTCGTATTAAATCGTTTAAAAATAGATGGCCAACAATCTTCTCCAACTAAGAAAACCTCACCCTCTAAAAAAGGCAGATTAGTGAAGTGCAAATTCTGTGATCTCACCTTTGATAAATTGTACAACTTAAGAAATCATATCTTAAATCATTTCAAAGACAAACTGTACCCATATCTCCCGGCAAGTAAGCCTTATGCTTGTCCTGATTGTTATATCGAAATGAGGGATCGTATTACCCTTTTAAGACATTACTCATATTCGCATCGTCATGTATTCAAACTTTGCTCCGAAGATGATGTTAGAGGCGTGGTTATGGAATGA